Below is a genomic region from Rhizobium sp. 007.
ACAGACCATCCTCGCCCGGCATCATGACATCGAGAACGATCAGGTCCGGGGCGCCGCGTTCGACGATTCGCCGCAGCGCCGCGCCGCTTTCGGCGACGCTGACGTGGTAGCCCTGCTGGGAAAGATACTTGCCGACAAGGTCACGGATGTCCCGGTGATCGTCTACGACGACGATATGGGGTGCCGATTGCATGGAGCGCCTCGCGCATAGGATGAAGACATGAACGCAATATAAAATGACGGAAAAATCCGGGCATCTCCAAAAGTGTATCAAAGTTTGTCAAAACCGGCGATCCGGTTACCTGGCGAATTGCTCGCCCTTCCAAGGAATAGCCTGAACTGGCGCATTCGTCTTCGGTCCGGCCCCAAGCGCGTATGGATGCAATTCGGACGGCTTGAGACATTTCGCGACAATTTTCCTGCCCGTCTGGCACATCTCTGCGACAAACCGCCCCTAGCCTGCAAGCGTCGAAACGATCTGCAGCAAAGCAGCCGTTCATCTGCATCCGGGCAGTCCCAACGATGCAAGACGCAATGACGTAAGGATTTTCGATGAAACCAATCTGTCTCGGTTCAATGCTGGTGTTCTCGCTCTCGCTCGCGGCTGCCGGCCAGGGCCTGGCGCAGGAGCCGGCCAATCCGGAGGGCGAAAGGCTATTCCGCACCCGCTGCGGCACCTGCCACAGTGCCAACAGCGGCGAAAACCGGATGGGACCGCATCTTTCCGGCCTTCTCGGCCGGTCGGCGGGAACCATCGAAGGCGCACGTTATTCGAAAGCGCTCGGCGGGTCCGGCATCGTTTGGGACGAAGAGAGGCTGCAGGCCTTTCTCGCCAATCCGCGGCAGGTCGTTCCCGGCACGACGATGACCGTCAGTATTCGTGACGAGGCGCAGCGATCGGCGATCATCGCCTATCTGCGGAGCCTTTCCGCCGCCAACTAGGACGATGCGCCAGGCGGGGAAAAGACGGAGCGGAAGCTCCGGTAGCAGCCCGAGATCGGACCGTCCGTCTCAGGCAATTCAAACTTCAACCAGAAGTGAGGCATCCATGAAGAATTTTCTCATCGCATTCGCAGCCTCCGTCGGCCTTCTTGCGGCGGCAGGCACTGCCTTGGCTCAAGGGTCCGGTTGCACCCGGCTCCAGTCCGCCAGCTCGCAATCGCAGCCAGTTCCTCCGGCCGACCAGTCCGGATCGGACGCGCAGCGCAACGCCGGCTGACCAGGATACCACCCCTGCATCCTGATCGAGCGGCGTGCGATGGCGGGCAAAACCGCCATCGCATCTGGGACTTTCTTTCAAGAGATTGGAGCATGTCATGGTTCAACTCACCATTAACGGCGTGGCCCGCGATATCGACGTGGATCCGGAAACGCCTCTTTTATGGGTCTTGCGTGAACAGGCCGGCCTGACCGGCACGAAGTTCGGCTGTGGCATTGCGCAATGCGGCGCATGCACAGTGCATATCGACGGCGCCGCCACGCGCTCCTGCGCTATGCCGGTCAGCGCGATTGACGCAAACCAGCAGATCGTCACCATCGAAGGGCTTTCCCCGGATGGCTCCCATCCGGTCCAACAGGCATGGCTCGCGCTCGACGTGCCGCAATGCGGCTACTGTCAGGCCGGAATGATCATGGCGGCCACCGCCCTGCTGAACACGACCCCGGATCCTACGGATGACGATATCAACGCGGAAATCACCAATATCTGCCGCTGCGGCACCTATAACCGGGTGCGGGCTGCGATCAAGCTCGCCGCTGCAAACAGCAGTGCCGCGCAGAAAGGCTGAGGGTAGAACGATGAATGATGTGGTCACGCTATCACGCCGCAAGTTTCTCATCGGTACGGCCGCGGCGGCCGGCGGATTTTCACTAGGCTTTCAGATTCCGCTGTCGGCAAATGCCGAGCAGGCGGCATCGGATATATTGCCAGAAGTCAATGCCTGGGTTCTGATCCATCCGGACGACACTGTCGTCATCCGCATCGCCCGCTCGGAAATGGGACAAGGCACGCTCACGGGACTGGCGCAGCTAGTCGTGGAAGAGCTCGAATGCGACTGGTCCAAGGTTACGACCGAATATCCGACGCCCGGGGAGAGCCTTCGACGCGAGCGCGTCTGGGGCAGTTTCTCGACCGGGGGCAGCCAGGGGATTCGCGGCTCGCACGAATACGTCAGGCAGGGCGGAGCCGCCGCACGCGAAATGCTCATTGCAGCCGCCGCCAGTACCTGGAATGTCCCGAGTTCCGAATGCACGGTCCACAACGGCATCATCACCCATCCCGCTTCCGGACGTACGACGTCGTATGGCGCCGTGGCGGCGCTTGCCACACAGATGTCGGTTCCAAGCACTATCGCGCTCAAGGACCCGAAGGACTGGAAGATCGCCGGCAAGCCGCTTCCGCGGCTCGATACCGCCGACAAGCTCACCGGAAGGCAGATCTATGGCGCCGATGTGCAACTGCCCGGAATGCTGAACGCCGCGGTGAAGGCCTGCCCTGTGTTCGGTGGCAAGATTGCAAGCTTCGATGCCGCCGCCGTCGCGGCGAGGCCGGGCGTGCGCAAGGTCGTGCAGGTCGATGAGACAACCGTGGCCGTGGTTGCCGAGACGTGGTGGCAGGCGCAATCGGCGCTCAACGCGTTGCCGGTCGTCTGGGACGATGGTCCGAACACAGCCGTTACCAGTGCCTCCATCGCCGCAATGCTCGCCGAAGGCCTCGATGCCGACGAGGCCTTCGTCGGCACTTCGATCGGCGATGCGCCCGCAGCACTTGAGGGAGCAGCGCGGGTCGTCACGGCAACCTATTCCTTTCCCTATCAGGCCCATGCCACGATGGAGCCGATGAACGCGACGGCGCGATATACGCGAGATAAATGCGAGGTGTGGGTGCCGACGCAAAACGGCGAAAGCAGCCTTGTCAACGTGGCGGAAGCCTCCGGCCTGCCGATCGGACAATGCGAGGTCTACAAACTGCATCTCGGCGGCGGCTTCGGCCGGCGCGGCGCCAACGAATCCTATGTCCGCCAGGCGGTCACGCTCGCCAAGGAGTTTCCGGGCACGCCGGTCAAGCTGATCTGGTCGCGCGAGGAGGACATGCTGCACGGCTCCTATCACCCGACGACGCAGTGCAGGATGCGGGCCGCGCTTGATGCCGACGGCAATCTGACGGCGCTTCACATGCGTATCAGCGGTCAGTCCATCCTCTCCTCGCTCCGTCCCCAGATGTTTCGTGAGAACGGTCACGATCCAATCGTGTTCCAGGGGCTGAACGCCAGCGGCAGCGAAGGTGTCCTCGGCTACACCGTCGCAAATCTGCTCATCGACCATGCCATGCGCAATCCTCCAGTACCGCCCGGCTTTTGGCGTGGCGTGAACCTCAACCAGAATGCCTTCTACGTGGAAAGCTTCTTGGACGAGCTTGCCGATGCGGCCGGAATCGATCCCCTCGATTTCCGCCGGAAGCTGATGGCCGACCACCCGAAGCATCTGGCGGTTCTGGAAGCCGTTGCCGAGCGCATCGGCTGGGAAACGCCGGCGCCGCAAGGCATATACCGTGGCCTCGCGCAGATCATGGGTTTTGCCAGCTATGTCGCCGCCGCCGCGGAAATCTCCATCACCGACGGACAGTTGAAGATCCACCGCATCGTCGCCGCGACGGATCCCGGTCATATCGTCAACCCCGCCCAGGCCGAACGCCAGGTCGAAGGGTCCTTCGTTTACGGTCTCTCCGCCTGCCTCTACGGCGAATGCACAATCAATGGCGGCCGCGTCGAACAGGAGAATTTCGACACCTACGAGGTGATGCGGATGGAGCAGATGCCGGCGGTCGAGACAATCATCATGCCGTCCGGCGGCTTCTGGGGAGGCGTTGGCGAACCGACCATCGCCGTTGCCGGACCGGCCGTTCTGAACGCCGTCTTCGCCGCTACCGGCAAACGGATCCGGCAACTGCCGTTCAAGAACAATAACCCTTCATGAACAAGGGGAGATGCAGCTTTTTATAGGCGGAAACGGGTTCCGCAACGAATGCCTGGAGACCCTCCTTGCGGAACCTTACCCCTAGAACCAACCACGCGAGTTTGTCATGCACGACGAAGACAGAGATCAAAAGCCGGACTATCTGGAAGAGCGTCTGGACCGCCGTCGGCATGCTATATCCGACTACTTCGTCGGCCTCGCACTTTTCGCATTCTCCATTCTGGCGATGGCGATAGGCCTGGACTCCGCGCCGGCGCACACAACTTCGGCCTCCGACCGACGCCTGTCGGCATTCGTCATCGCGAGACCCGCAACGCCCTGCATCGACGGCAGGAAACCGGCGGGAGGCAGCTCGGAGGCAATGAGATTGCGCCATGTTCCGAACATCAACACGATACTCGCCCCTCGCAAAGTGTCGTCGAGATTGGACGCAATCACCATGCTGTAGGGGCTGGCGATGGATAGTGGATGAGCGTGAAACCTCAAATTAACTTCGGGTTGAACCGACCGGCAAGATTTAATGAAATCGTCGAAGCATGTTAACAGTGTGAAACAAGTTCATGGGTGTGCGCAGACTAGAGCCGATTGGCGCGTAATAAGGTGTCACGAGACAAATATCCCGCAAGCGTTCCGTTGGCGGCTCTGACGTGCAGACCCGGCATTTCGCCGGAGAGGATGAGCGCCAAGGCGTCGTGAACCGTGGCATCAGCGGCGATTTCGGCGTCCCCCTTGAACGGTTCCGGCGTGGTCATGATCATCGATACTGGGATTAAGCTCAACCTTTTTATGGCTCGGTCGGGGCCGAGGAAATTCTCGACAAATTTATTGACCGGACGCGCAAGGACCTCTTGCGGGGTGTCATATTGAAGGAGGCGGCCATCGCGCATGATCGCAATGCGATCACCCATCTTGATTGCCTCGTCGAGGTCATGCGTGACGATGACCACCGTCTTCTTCACCTTCCTGAGAATATCGCGGAATTCGTCCTGAAGTCGAACGCGGGTGATCGGATCGATCGCGCCGAACGGTTCGTCCATCAGCATGATTGCGGGATCGGCGGCGAGAGCGCGCGCGAACCCGACGCGCTGACGCTGCCCACCTGACAATTCGTGTGGCAGGCGCTGCCGCATGATGGCCGGATCGAGGCCTACGAGATCCAGGAGCTCGTCAACCCGACGATCACTGCGCGCCTTATCCCAGCCAAGAAGGCGCGGCACGGTTGCGACATTGCGTGCGATCGACATATGCGGAAAGAGACCAACTTGCTGAATGACATAACCGATGCTGCGCCGTAGCTCTTTCTGATCGACGCGGGCGATATCTTTGCCATCGACCAGCACGCGTCCCGTCGTGGGCGTCTCCAATTGATTGATCATGCGCATGGTCGTGGTCTTGCCGCAGCCCGAAGGGCCGATCATAGCAACCGTCGTACCGGTCTCGATCAAGAGATCGAGATTGTCGACCGCATGCTGGCCGCTTCCGTCGTAATTCTTCGTAACATGATCGAGATGAATCATACTGATATCCGTTTTCCGCCGCTTAGCGCCGTTGAGTGAAGATGCGCTCCAGAGCGCTGAACGCCAATTCCGCAAAGATTGCGAGCAGGGCTATTGGAACCGCTCCGACAAGAAGGCGCGGCATGTTCATGATCGCAATGCCGGCATTGATGAAATCGCCAAGTCCGCCGCCACCAATGAAGGAGGCCAGTGCCGCACCGCCGATGACTTGGATGGCACTCGTCCTGACACCTGACAGAATCGACGGAACGGCCAGAGGAAGTTCGATTTCCCGCAGCATCTGCCCGGTGCTCATGCCCATTCCTTTTGCCGCATCGATTACGGAAGTGTCGATCTCGCGGATACCGATGATCGTGTTCAACAACAGCGGCGGTACGGCAAGGACGACGAGGGCGATCATAGACGGCAACAATCCGATGCCGAGGAATGGCATCGTCGCGGACAGGATCGCGAGGCTCGGTATAGAGCGCAGAGCGCCGGCAATATTGACCACCGCGAAGGCGGCGCGAGGTGCCCGTGCGACCGAAAATCCGAGCGGCACGGCAATGACAAAGGCTATGCCGAGCGATAGGACGCACATCAGAAGATGGCGATGGAAAGCGTTGAAGAAGGCGCCGGAGTTGTTGAAGATCCAACTGAATGCATCGATGACGATCATGCTGCTTTACCTCCACTGCGACGGCGCAGCAGCTTTTCGAACGATGCAAAAAAATAGTCGGCAAAGAGCGCCAGAAATGACGTCAGCAGCCCGCCTGCGATTATCTTTTCGGGAAATCGCTGATCGATGCCTTCGAAAATGATGACGCCCAGGCCGCCGGCATTGATATAGGCGGCAACGGTACCGATGCCGATTACCGTCACCATGGCAATGCGGATGCCGCCGACGATATAGGGCATCGCCAGCGGCAGCTCGACTTCCCATATCCGGCGCGCCGTGCCGTAGCCCATGCCATCGGCGGCTTCTAGTATGTCACGCGGAATAGCCTGGAACCCCATGCCGATATTGCGGATCAGGATCATCAGCGAATAGGCGGCAAGTCCGGTAATAGCGGGTGCCGCCCCGATACCCATGACGGGAATGAGAAGCGCAAACAGCGCCAGGCTCGGCACGGCGAACAGGATACCGGTCAAGACGACGATAACGGCAAAACTCCGAGGCCGCCTTGCAGCCCATATCCCGACGATCATCGAGATCACCAGGGCAATCCCAACTGAGGAAAAAACGAGATACAGGTGCTCCAGCAGCGCTTCGAGTAGCCGATCGAGGTGTTTAGGGACCCATTTCATCGTCGAGACCTCCGTGTCCGGGCGCTCGTTCGCCACCGTCTACCATGTGATCCCCAATCTGCGATCGGCGGCGCCGGCTCTCTGCGGCAGTACATCGTAGGCAGACGGAGCGACCGCCGAAAATCGTCTGAGGCCGAGTGCTCCCAGAACCGCCGTTCCGTCAGGCGTTTCATGCAACGTCACGAGGCTCCGCTGTAATGCCGTGACCATGTCCCCGGGCAATGTTTTTGCGGCAACCAATAGGGGAGCGGGAAGCGGATCGGTCGTCGCAAGAATGCGAAGACCATCGATCGCGTCGGGTTCATGCATTGACAACAATTGGAAGGCGTAAGCGTCGATGGCGCCCGCCTCGATCCTGCCATCCCTGAGAGCTGCAACGATGCCTGACGGGTTGAGCAGTGGTCCGACCGCCGCGCTCTCTTTCATCTTGCCCGTGAACTGGCCAGCGAGGTAGGAACGCGCCGCGTGATAGCCCGATTGGGAATCGCGCACGGTCCAACCCCAGCGTGCCGCAGCGAGATCCGCCACCGCGTTTACGGGCCCCGTGGAGGCGACGAGGATGTGGCTGGCATAGAGCGGCTGGTCCGAAGACCATGCCTCGCTCGAGACGGGCGCGGCAAGGGCAGTCGGTCTTGCGCCCTCCGGCATGCGCGAAAACGGATAGCCGCACATGAAGACCGCTCCCATATCCGGCCTTGTCCATAACTCCGACAAGGGTGCTGGAGCTGCATGAGCGATGATCTCGAGCGCGATTCCGGAATGCACGCTGACGAGCGCAAAAAGCGCGTCCCACAGCCCGCGCATGCGCGCACTGAGATTATACATTCTCGAACAGGCGATTGGCTTGGACATGACCATGGCAGTTTATGCGAACCGCAGACGCTGGCCGATGTTCATGTCTCTTGCCTTGTTCACCATAGCGGCGCCGAGCGCCACGTCCGTCGTGCTAAGGCCGCGGTGCCAGAACAGGATTGTCTCCTCGTCATTTTCCCGGCCGGGTTTCATGCCGCAGACGATCTGGCCGATTTCGGCATGCAGATTGTCGGCCGTCACCTTGCCCTCGTCGACGTGACGGCGAAGCGCTCCGAAAGGCTTGCCCGGGCCGCATTGTCCCCAATCGTCGACGACGACCTTGTCCATGATGTCGGTCAGATCGAATTCAAGCGCGCTCATCGTTCCATAGGGCACGACGAAAGCTCCCTTCTTCACCCATCCCGTCTTGAACAGCGGCGCCGGTTCCGGCAGGCGGCTTGCCTCGACCATGATGTCGGCACCCTTGAG
It encodes:
- a CDS encoding c-type cytochrome; amino-acid sequence: MLVFSLSLAAAGQGLAQEPANPEGERLFRTRCGTCHSANSGENRMGPHLSGLLGRSAGTIEGARYSKALGGSGIVWDEERLQAFLANPRQVVPGTTMTVSIRDEAQRSAIIAYLRSLSAAN
- a CDS encoding (2Fe-2S)-binding protein, translated to MVQLTINGVARDIDVDPETPLLWVLREQAGLTGTKFGCGIAQCGACTVHIDGAATRSCAMPVSAIDANQQIVTIEGLSPDGSHPVQQAWLALDVPQCGYCQAGMIMAATALLNTTPDPTDDDINAEITNICRCGTYNRVRAAIKLAAANSSAAQKG
- a CDS encoding ABC transporter permease is translated as MKWVPKHLDRLLEALLEHLYLVFSSVGIALVISMIVGIWAARRPRSFAVIVVLTGILFAVPSLALFALLIPVMGIGAAPAITGLAAYSLMILIRNIGMGFQAIPRDILEAADGMGYGTARRIWEVELPLAMPYIVGGIRIAMVTVIGIGTVAAYINAGGLGVIIFEGIDQRFPEKIIAGGLLTSFLALFADYFFASFEKLLRRRSGGKAA
- a CDS encoding ABC transporter permease, which encodes MIVIDAFSWIFNNSGAFFNAFHRHLLMCVLSLGIAFVIAVPLGFSVARAPRAAFAVVNIAGALRSIPSLAILSATMPFLGIGLLPSMIALVVLAVPPLLLNTIIGIREIDTSVIDAAKGMGMSTGQMLREIELPLAVPSILSGVRTSAIQVIGGAALASFIGGGGLGDFINAGIAIMNMPRLLVGAVPIALLAIFAELAFSALERIFTQRR
- a CDS encoding ABC transporter ATP-binding protein is translated as MIHLDHVTKNYDGSGQHAVDNLDLLIETGTTVAMIGPSGCGKTTTMRMINQLETPTTGRVLVDGKDIARVDQKELRRSIGYVIQQVGLFPHMSIARNVATVPRLLGWDKARSDRRVDELLDLVGLDPAIMRQRLPHELSGGQRQRVGFARALAADPAIMLMDEPFGAIDPITRVRLQDEFRDILRKVKKTVVIVTHDLDEAIKMGDRIAIMRDGRLLQYDTPQEVLARPVNKFVENFLGPDRAIKRLSLIPVSMIMTTPEPFKGDAEIAADATVHDALALILSGEMPGLHVRAANGTLAGYLSRDTLLRANRL
- a CDS encoding molybdopterin cofactor-binding domain-containing protein translates to MNDVVTLSRRKFLIGTAAAAGGFSLGFQIPLSANAEQAASDILPEVNAWVLIHPDDTVVIRIARSEMGQGTLTGLAQLVVEELECDWSKVTTEYPTPGESLRRERVWGSFSTGGSQGIRGSHEYVRQGGAAAREMLIAAAASTWNVPSSECTVHNGIITHPASGRTTSYGAVAALATQMSVPSTIALKDPKDWKIAGKPLPRLDTADKLTGRQIYGADVQLPGMLNAAVKACPVFGGKIASFDAAAVAARPGVRKVVQVDETTVAVVAETWWQAQSALNALPVVWDDGPNTAVTSASIAAMLAEGLDADEAFVGTSIGDAPAALEGAARVVTATYSFPYQAHATMEPMNATARYTRDKCEVWVPTQNGESSLVNVAEASGLPIGQCEVYKLHLGGGFGRRGANESYVRQAVTLAKEFPGTPVKLIWSREEDMLHGSYHPTTQCRMRAALDADGNLTALHMRISGQSILSSLRPQMFRENGHDPIVFQGLNASGSEGVLGYTVANLLIDHAMRNPPVPPGFWRGVNLNQNAFYVESFLDELADAAGIDPLDFRRKLMADHPKHLAVLEAVAERIGWETPAPQGIYRGLAQIMGFASYVAAAAEISITDGQLKIHRIVAATDPGHIVNPAQAERQVEGSFVYGLSACLYGECTINGGRVEQENFDTYEVMRMEQMPAVETIIMPSGGFWGGVGEPTIAVAGPAVLNAVFAATGKRIRQLPFKNNNPS
- a CDS encoding PhnD/SsuA/transferrin family substrate-binding protein; the encoded protein is MVMSKPIACSRMYNLSARMRGLWDALFALVSVHSGIALEIIAHAAPAPLSELWTRPDMGAVFMCGYPFSRMPEGARPTALAAPVSSEAWSSDQPLYASHILVASTGPVNAVADLAAARWGWTVRDSQSGYHAARSYLAGQFTGKMKESAAVGPLLNPSGIVAALRDGRIEAGAIDAYAFQLLSMHEPDAIDGLRILATTDPLPAPLLVAAKTLPGDMVTALQRSLVTLHETPDGTAVLGALGLRRFSAVAPSAYDVLPQRAGAADRRLGITW